The following proteins are co-located in the Salvelinus sp. IW2-2015 linkage group LG36, ASM291031v2, whole genome shotgun sequence genome:
- the LOC111959843 gene encoding protein FAM171B, protein MSVLGVYLLLLALFYRDGMRFTASSLSAAGQMAQRDDDDIVNFIVKGAADQQVVQQIQHQDQTASVYSSGSGFPLKVQVNDMSTRHVLSLATVEVYVNYTRTNSALTTEDGRVFLHVPYQLGLPLTIVASMDSYLLTLLPWKTTRIPIFSAVTMSLLSIHQGNIWWFDDSVLITGKTSDALSQPRVQFPKSLLNLTDRRSLSSFRAYITTPQPPAGKDCYTTGLLINQSGYSSIALSPIAAVSAQLLSNGREIQVTGPVQITLPLGDNSGLQASHAVPAWSFDHTTGAWMNRGLGIMKMEEGKLFWTFMAPHLGYWIAAPMPSIKGYMGHATPMDFISYHSSLIVAVLGGTLVFLVGVLAVMLCCRSEPKTKRIHATKMASLKMDQTTTTNDNQLCEVSSQDSTHSEDVSHQLLMRGDGKSVDSATSKYNDDFNIYIEGTDLIGSESSRPLQQALVNSSDILWTRDISEGINIPLSLNESLFLQDRLLQFHNQPVAILHAPGLWSSPEQHSPGCRSATLPRTGGMYDLGQGQTVGMDNLTQTLPKVPLATLERSQGHGREGLHGDTSTFKPESWSRYYSSLPESVSVPGTLNEARGRGGHRPGGERPFSSELQETDQNSEQTPSELTRARPSPLAPRAWFVSLEGKPAAEICRNSSSATDSKRKRRAAGDSRDTSLDSGVDMSEPNNQPTXGNRQTTLDRSGTFVKRATLHIKPPLLVSGEELNKKCSGKGAMGXQTLIDDAPLGTVLGVSGSSGTATNVSQERGEGPSACPERQ, encoded by the exons ATGTCAGTATTAGGAGTTTATCTGTTGTTATTAGCGCTATTCTACAGGGATGGAATGAGATTCACCGCAAGCAGTTTGTCTGCCGCGGGCCAGATGGCACAGCGCGATGACGACGATATTGTAAACTTTATTGTTAAGGGCGCAGCAGACCAGCAAGTGGTTCAACAAATTCAGCATcaggaccagacagcatcagtctACTCGTCAG GCTCTGGATTCCCTCTGAAGGTCCAGGTCAATGACATGTCAACCCGCCACGTCCTGAGCCTAGCCACAGTGGAGGTGTATGTGAACTACACCAGAACCAACTCTGCTCTCACCACTGAGGACGGTAGAGTTTTTCTTCATGTGCCCTACCAACTGGGGTTACCCCTCACCATCGTGGCTAGCATGGATAGTTACCTGCTCACCCTGCTGCCCTGGAAAACCACCAGGATACCAA TATTTTCAGCTGTGACCATGTCCCTGTTGTCCATACACCAAGGCAACATCTGGTGGTTTGACGATTCAGTTCTGATAACTGGCAAAACATCTG ATGCCTTGTCTCAGCCCAGGGTCCAGTTCCCTAAGAGTCTCCTGAACCTGACAGACAGAAGAAGCCTCTCCTCTTTCAGAGCTTACATTACAACGCCTCAGCCTCCCGCTGGGAAAGACTGCTACACCACTGGCCTTCTCATCAACCAGTcag GATACAGCAGCATTGCGTTGAGCCCCATAGCAGCTGTCAGTGCTCAACTCTTGTCCAATGGCAGAGAGATCCAGGTGACCGGGCCAGTACAGATCACTCTACCCCTGGGGGACAACTCTGGACTGCAGGCCTCTCATGCTGTGCCAGCCTGGTCCTTTGACCATACTACTG GTGCCTGGATGAACAGAGGACTGGGAATTATGAAGATGGAGGAGGGGAAGTTGTTTTGGACCTTCATGGCTCCTCATCTAGGCTACTGGATAGCAGCACCCATGCCTTCGATCAAGG GTTACATGGGACATGCCACCCCTATGGACTTCATCTCCTACCATAGCTCCTTGATCGTGGCTGTGCTAGGAGGAACTCTTGTCTTCCTTGTTGGAGTTTTAGCAGTGATGCTCTGTTGTCGTAG TGAACCTAAGACAAAGAGGATCCACGCCACCAAAATGGCGTCGTTGAAGATGGACCAAACCACCACGACAAATGACAACCAACTCTGCGAAGTGTCCTCTCAAGACTCCACCCACTCTGAAGACGTATCCCACCAATTATTAATGAGGGGCGATGGCAAATCGGTCGATTCAGCCACTTCCAAGTACAATGACGACTTCAACATTTACATTGAGGGTACAGATCTTATTGGTTCAGAGTCCTCCAGGCCTTTGCAGCAGGCCCTTGTCAACAGCAGTGACATTCTGTGGAcacgggacatttctgaggggataaatatacctctctctctcaatgagaGCTTGTTCCTCCAGGACAGACTGCTCCAATTCCACAACCAACCTGTGGCTATCCTCCATGCTCCGGGGCTTTGGAGCTCACCAGAGCAGCACTCTCCGGGATGCAGGTCTGCCACCCTGCCCCGAACAGGTGGGATGTACGACCTTGGGCAAGGACAAACTGTGGGCATGGACAACCTCACACAGACTTTACCCAAGGTCCCTCTGGCCACTCTGGAGCGCTCCCAGGGGCATGGCAGGGAGGGGCTTCACGGGGACACGTCCACCTTCAAGCCAGAGTCCTGGAGCCGCTACTACAGCAGCCTCCCAGAGTCCGTCTCAGTCCCCGGCACACTGAACGAggccagaggaagaggaggccacCGCCCTGGGGGTGAGCGTCCCTTTTCCAGCGAGCTCCAGGAAACAGACCAGAATTCAGAGCAGACCCCCTCAGAGCTCACCAGGGCCAGGCCCTCTCCTCTCGCCCCGCGGGCATGGTTTGTATCCCTGGAGGGCAAACCGGCCGCAGAGATCTGCCGCAACTCTTCCTCCGCCACGGACTCCAAGAGAAAACGCAGGGCGGCAGGGGACAGCCGTGACACCAGTCTTGACTCTGGAGTGGATATGAGCGAGCCCAACAACCAGCCAACTRTTGGGAATAGGCAGACGACGCTGGATCGTAGTGGCACCTTTGTCAAGAGAGCCACGCTCCATATTAAGCCCCCCCTTCTCGTTTCCGGTGAGGAATTGAACAAAAAGTGCAGCGGGAAAGGCGCCATGGGGGRCCAGACCCTGATTGATGACGCCCCCCTGGGGACCGTCCTGGGTGTAAGTGGATCTAGCGGAACTGCTACCAACGTCtcacaggagagaggggaggggccgAGTGCTTGCCCAGAGAGACAGTGA
- the LOC139023777 gene encoding uncharacterized protein isoform X2, translating to MEFLKSHKEDLCKWLSTMDAEFIIDKCEDILTAKQXKAIRNQKTDEGKIRLLLETFIKMDDSTCQDFLKILKEEQTHYPGLQQHFSKSTQASSSPXVYADCSSTVDTRKVTNVRGIKDLDMHVTVQAGSGNPSGXXVSQPPPHAEMVAIKXSHIFASEITNCTIDGNLNMSVMQVPAPQAPAPQAPQCPGPSRPKNMTYLHRSLQFKQMWVLKERTAQLWLAR from the exons ATGGAATTTCTGAAGTCACACAAGGAGGACCTGTGCAAGTGGTTATCAACGATGGATGCTGAGTTTATCATTGACAAGTGTGAAGATATCCTAACAGCTAAACAGGAWAAGGCTATTCGCAATCAAAAAACTGATGAAGGGAAGATCCGTCTTCTTTTGGAGACATTCATTAAAATGGACGATAGTACATGTCAGGACTTCCTTAAGATTCTGAAGGAAGAGCAGACACATTATCCAGGCCTTCAACAACATTTCAGCAAGAGCACACAAG CTTCATCCAGCCCAAYRGTKTATGCGGATTGCAGCAGCACTGTTGATACCAGGAAAGTCACCAATGTCCGAGGTATAAAAGACTTAGACATGCATGTAACCGTTCAAGCAGGATCGGGGAATCCATCTG GAATRWACGTCAGCCAACCACCCCCACATGCAGAAATGGTTGCAATAAAASACAGCCATATATTTGCATCAGAGATAACGAACTGTACAATCGACGGCAACCTCAATATGTCTGTGATGCAGGTCCCAGCCCCCCAGGCCCCAGCCCCCCAGGCCCCACAGTGTCCAG GACCATCACGGCCCAAGAACATGACATATCTCCATCGATCTCTTCAATTCAA ACAAATGTGGGTTTTGAAAGAAAGAACCGCACAGCTCTGGTTAGCCAGGTGA
- the LOC139023777 gene encoding uncharacterized protein isoform X1, with translation MAMEFLKSHKEDLCKWLSTMDAEFIIDKCEDILTAKQXKAIRNQKTDEGKIRLLLETFIKMDDSTCQDFLKILKEEQTHYPGLQQHFSKSTQASSSPXVYADCSSTVDTRKVTNVRGIKDLDMHVTVQAGSGNPSGXXVSQPPPHAEMVAIKXSHIFASEITNCTIDGNLNMSVMQVPAPQAPAPQAPQCPGPSRPKNMTYLHRSLQFKQMWVLKERTAQLWLAR, from the exons ATG GCCATGGAATTTCTGAAGTCACACAAGGAGGACCTGTGCAAGTGGTTATCAACGATGGATGCTGAGTTTATCATTGACAAGTGTGAAGATATCCTAACAGCTAAACAGGAWAAGGCTATTCGCAATCAAAAAACTGATGAAGGGAAGATCCGTCTTCTTTTGGAGACATTCATTAAAATGGACGATAGTACATGTCAGGACTTCCTTAAGATTCTGAAGGAAGAGCAGACACATTATCCAGGCCTTCAACAACATTTCAGCAAGAGCACACAAG CTTCATCCAGCCCAAYRGTKTATGCGGATTGCAGCAGCACTGTTGATACCAGGAAAGTCACCAATGTCCGAGGTATAAAAGACTTAGACATGCATGTAACCGTTCAAGCAGGATCGGGGAATCCATCTG GAATRWACGTCAGCCAACCACCCCCACATGCAGAAATGGTTGCAATAAAASACAGCCATATATTTGCATCAGAGATAACGAACTGTACAATCGACGGCAACCTCAATATGTCTGTGATGCAGGTCCCAGCCCCCCAGGCCCCAGCCCCCCAGGCCCCACAGTGTCCAG GACCATCACGGCCCAAGAACATGACATATCTCCATCGATCTCTTCAATTCAA ACAAATGTGGGTTTTGAAAGAAAGAACCGCACAGCTCTGGTTAGCCAGGTGA